A genomic region of Chrysiogenes arsenatis DSM 11915 contains the following coding sequences:
- a CDS encoding ABC-F family ATP-binding cassette domain-containing protein: MILEVSQIRKFLGDRELFLDASFRLKRGEKTILMGINGSGKSTLLRLITGEMLADSGTIKCHGTIGYMNQRLENFSATVYQTVLEAFSWLRDMESELLTLHETMARPEVFNDPVRLEKIMNRAAELQTRFELYGGSRIEAVTRSVLAGVGFQSADYEREPQTLSGGQKSRLALAKLVALSPDLMLLDEPTNHLDIENIKWLENFLKRYDKATLIVSHDRYLIESLAQKIVEVDSGRIFEYRGSYRHYLEQRELVHKTVARENQAIADKIQKEQEYIRRQHSWGNYTQAKSREKQLDRFLENNQTMEIGESREFSARFTPEYLPSAKTVLQVDRISKSYHGKTVLQELSLEVENGDRLGIIGPNGSGKSTLLKIIAGHETADQGTFHFGNLVRVSYFSQEHHELQRPLTLIQQLNEIRASATIQQIRSLLGKYQFRGEEHLKTVGVLSGGELSRLSFACLEMDCGNFLIMDEPTNHLDIEGVDAIIDALRAFPGTVVAVSHDRYFLEQVCNKLLLMNDGGLELFRGNYAEYHASLKAATKAELPAEQPPVTTQQSKPKKVDRYKVDKIEATIETLEQQRGTLEESIIANAADYARVMTLTSELEKVKQELEKSYRVWEELHDGG; encoded by the coding sequence ATGATTCTTGAAGTTTCTCAAATCCGTAAATTTTTGGGTGATCGCGAACTTTTTCTGGATGCTTCATTCCGCCTGAAACGGGGTGAAAAAACCATTTTGATGGGGATAAATGGTTCCGGGAAATCAACCTTGCTCCGCTTGATTACCGGTGAAATGCTGGCTGACAGCGGAACGATCAAATGCCATGGAACCATAGGCTACATGAACCAACGGTTGGAAAATTTTAGCGCAACCGTCTATCAAACCGTGTTGGAAGCCTTTAGTTGGTTGCGCGATATGGAAAGCGAACTGCTGACGCTGCACGAAACCATGGCGCGCCCTGAGGTATTTAACGATCCAGTTCGTCTGGAAAAAATCATGAATCGTGCCGCCGAACTGCAAACCCGCTTCGAACTCTACGGCGGAAGCCGCATTGAAGCCGTCACGCGTAGCGTTTTAGCTGGTGTCGGCTTTCAAAGCGCTGATTACGAACGCGAGCCGCAAACCCTTTCCGGTGGACAGAAAAGCCGTTTGGCGCTCGCCAAGCTGGTTGCCCTTTCGCCTGACCTCATGCTGCTGGATGAACCGACCAACCACCTTGATATTGAAAACATCAAATGGCTGGAAAACTTCCTGAAGCGTTACGACAAAGCAACACTCATTGTTTCGCACGACCGCTACTTAATCGAATCGTTGGCACAAAAAATTGTAGAAGTCGACTCCGGACGTATTTTTGAATATCGCGGCAGTTATCGCCATTATCTCGAACAACGGGAACTCGTGCATAAAACCGTGGCGCGCGAAAATCAGGCCATTGCCGATAAAATCCAAAAAGAACAGGAATACATCCGGCGGCAACACTCGTGGGGCAACTACACGCAGGCCAAAAGTCGCGAAAAACAACTCGATCGCTTTCTGGAAAACAACCAAACAATGGAGATAGGCGAAAGTAGGGAGTTTAGCGCCCGCTTCACCCCAGAATATCTCCCCTCCGCCAAAACCGTCTTACAGGTAGATCGCATCAGCAAAAGTTATCACGGCAAAACCGTGTTGCAAGAACTTTCGCTAGAAGTGGAAAACGGCGATCGGCTTGGCATTATCGGGCCAAACGGGAGTGGCAAGTCGACCCTGCTGAAAATTATTGCCGGACACGAAACTGCCGACCAAGGGACGTTCCATTTTGGCAATCTCGTACGTGTCAGCTATTTTTCTCAGGAACATCACGAACTACAACGGCCATTGACGCTCATCCAGCAGCTCAATGAAATTCGCGCGAGTGCCACCATTCAGCAAATCCGCTCGTTGCTCGGTAAATATCAGTTTCGTGGTGAGGAACACCTAAAAACAGTGGGCGTTCTCAGTGGCGGCGAACTCTCGCGCCTGAGTTTTGCCTGTTTGGAAATGGATTGCGGGAATTTCTTGATTATGGATGAACCGACCAATCACCTTGATATTGAAGGAGTTGATGCCATTATCGACGCCCTGCGAGCTTTTCCCGGAACCGTAGTTGCCGTTTCACATGATCGCTACTTTCTGGAGCAGGTCTGCAATAAGTTGCTCCTGATGAATGACGGTGGGCTGGAGCTTTTCCGGGGGAACTATGCCGAATACCATGCCAGCCTGAAAGCGGCAACGAAAGCCGAGTTGCCAGCAGAACAGCCGCCGGTAACAACACAGCAGAGTAAACCCAAAAAAGTTGACCGCTACAAAGTCGATAAAATTGAAGCGACGATTGAGACATTAGAGCAGCAACGCGGAACGCTCGAAGAAAGTATCATCGCCAACGCGGCGGATTACGCCAGAGTGATGACCCTGACCAGCGAACTCGAAAAAGTCAAACAAGAGCTGGAAAAGAGTTACCGCGTTTGGGAGGAATTGCACGACGGTGGCTAA